In Limnobaculum parvum, one DNA window encodes the following:
- the trxB gene encoding thioredoxin-disulfide reductase has product MAMAKHCKLLILGSGPAGYTAAVYGARANLNPVLITGIEQGGQLTTTTDVENWPGDAEGLTGPALMDRMREHALKFNTEVIIDHINRVDLQTRPFHLFGDSEEYTCDALIIATGASAQYLGLPSEDVFKGRGVSACATCDGFFYRNQKVAVVGGGNTAVEEALYLSNIAAEVHLIHRRDSFRAEKILIDRMMEKVRHGNIILHTDRTLDEVLGDDMGVTGVRLKDVKTQVTEELTLTGVFIAIGHRPNTEVFAGQLELKDGYLKVHSGSHGNATQTSIPGVFAAGDVADDIYRQAITSAGSGCMAALDAERYLETLNNN; this is encoded by the coding sequence ATGGCCATGGCCAAACATTGTAAATTACTTATTTTAGGTTCTGGTCCTGCTGGTTATACCGCCGCCGTCTATGGTGCCCGGGCAAACCTTAATCCTGTACTCATTACCGGTATTGAACAGGGTGGACAATTAACCACAACAACCGATGTTGAAAACTGGCCCGGCGATGCTGAAGGTTTAACCGGCCCCGCATTGATGGATCGCATGCGTGAACATGCGCTGAAGTTTAATACTGAAGTGATTATCGACCACATTAATCGTGTTGATTTACAAACCCGACCTTTTCATTTATTCGGCGATAGTGAAGAGTACACCTGTGACGCATTGATTATTGCTACCGGGGCTTCCGCCCAATATTTGGGTTTGCCTTCAGAAGACGTATTTAAAGGTCGTGGCGTTTCAGCCTGTGCAACCTGCGATGGCTTCTTTTATCGTAACCAAAAAGTGGCCGTTGTTGGTGGTGGTAACACCGCCGTTGAAGAGGCGCTATATCTTTCCAACATCGCCGCAGAGGTTCATCTGATTCATCGCCGAGACAGCTTTAGAGCAGAAAAGATTCTAATTGACCGTATGATGGAAAAAGTTCGTCACGGCAACATTATTCTGCATACTGACAGAACGTTGGATGAAGTATTGGGTGATGATATGGGCGTTACTGGCGTTCGTCTGAAAGACGTCAAAACTCAAGTTACCGAAGAGTTAACCCTAACCGGTGTGTTCATTGCTATCGGCCATCGTCCAAATACAGAGGTCTTTGCTGGCCAACTGGAACTGAAGGATGGTTATCTAAAAGTGCACTCGGGTAGTCACGGTAATGCGACTCAAACCAGCATTCCCGGTGTGTTTGCTGCGGGTGATGTTGCTGATGATATCTATCGTCAAGCAATCACTTCTGCCGGCAGTGGTTGCATGGCTGCATTGGATGCAGAACGCTATCTTGAGACATTAAATAACAATTAA
- the clpA gene encoding ATP-dependent Clp protease ATP-binding subunit ClpA, whose product MLNQELELSLNMAFATAREQRHEYLTVEHLLLALLSNPAAREALEACQVDIVALHHELESFIGQNTPHLAEGSPESETQPTLSFQRVLQRAVFHVQSSGRTEVSGANVLVAIFSEQESHAAYLLRKHDVSRLDIVNFISHGTRKDGAQDDIGPQGSIPSEDEQTSAEDRMDNFTSNLNQLAQNGSIDPLIGREMELERTIQVLCRRRKNNPLLVGESGVGKTAIAEGLAWRIVQGDVPEAVADCTVYSLDIGSLLAGTKYRGDFEKRFKALLKQLEADKNSILFIDEIHTIIGAGAASGGQVDVANLIKPMLSNGRIRVMGSTTYQEFSNIFEKDRALARRFQKIDITEPTAEETVQILTGLKPKYEKHHDVRYTAKAIRAAVELSVKYINDRHLPDKAIDVIDEAGAYCRLMPASKRKKTVNVSDIETIVARIARIPEKTVSANDRTVLKTLAERMGMMIFGQDKAINALTEAIKMSRAGLGDERKPVGSFLFAGPTGVGKTEVTVQLAKALGVELLRFDMSEYMERHTVSRLIGAPPGYVGFDQGGLLTDAVIKHPHSVLLLDEIEKAHPDVFNLLLQVMDNGTLTDNNGRKADFRNVILVMTTNAGVQETQKESIGFKRQDNQTDAMGEIKRLFTPEFRNRLDGIIWFNHLSVEVIQLVVDKFIVELQAQLDAKGISLEVSQDARHWLAEKGYDKAMGARPMARAIQEHLKKPLTNELLFGSLMNGGSVSVTLDAQANGLAYRFEKMKKPKVEKAVQ is encoded by the coding sequence ATGCTTAATCAAGAACTGGAACTCAGTCTCAACATGGCGTTTGCTACAGCCAGGGAACAGCGTCATGAATACCTGACCGTCGAGCATCTGTTGCTGGCGTTATTGAGCAATCCGGCAGCGAGAGAGGCACTTGAAGCCTGTCAGGTCGATATTGTCGCGTTACACCATGAACTCGAGTCATTTATTGGACAGAATACCCCTCATTTAGCTGAGGGAAGTCCCGAGTCTGAAACTCAGCCAACCCTGAGCTTCCAGCGGGTGCTGCAACGTGCGGTATTCCATGTCCAGTCATCTGGCAGAACTGAAGTCAGCGGCGCTAATGTGCTGGTGGCTATTTTTAGCGAACAAGAATCCCACGCGGCCTATTTACTGCGTAAACATGATGTCAGCCGTTTAGATATTGTGAATTTTATCTCTCACGGTACCCGTAAAGACGGGGCACAGGATGACATTGGGCCACAAGGCTCGATCCCCAGTGAAGACGAACAAACCAGCGCGGAAGACCGCATGGATAACTTTACTTCCAATCTGAATCAATTAGCTCAGAACGGCAGTATTGATCCGCTGATTGGTCGGGAAATGGAGCTGGAACGTACCATTCAAGTGTTATGCCGCCGTCGTAAAAACAACCCGTTATTAGTTGGGGAGTCTGGCGTTGGTAAAACGGCGATTGCCGAGGGGTTGGCATGGCGGATTGTTCAGGGCGATGTTCCTGAAGCGGTAGCAGATTGCACCGTGTATTCCCTAGATATTGGCTCATTACTGGCAGGTACAAAATACCGCGGTGATTTTGAAAAACGTTTCAAAGCGCTGCTGAAGCAGCTTGAAGCGGATAAAAACAGCATTCTGTTTATTGATGAGATCCACACCATTATTGGTGCTGGTGCGGCCTCGGGTGGTCAGGTTGATGTAGCAAACCTAATTAAACCGATGCTTTCCAATGGACGTATTCGGGTGATGGGTTCGACTACCTACCAAGAATTTAGCAATATCTTTGAAAAGGATCGTGCGTTGGCACGCCGTTTCCAAAAAATTGATATTACCGAACCTACGGCAGAAGAGACAGTGCAAATTCTTACTGGGCTGAAGCCAAAGTATGAAAAGCATCATGATGTGCGCTATACGGCGAAGGCTATTCGCGCAGCGGTTGAGCTATCGGTGAAATATATTAACGATCGCCATTTGCCGGATAAAGCCATTGATGTTATCGATGAGGCCGGGGCTTATTGCCGGTTAATGCCTGCCAGCAAACGTAAGAAAACGGTCAATGTCAGCGATATTGAAACCATTGTTGCACGTATTGCTCGTATCCCCGAAAAAACTGTTTCGGCTAACGATCGTACCGTGTTGAAGACGTTAGCAGAACGCATGGGAATGATGATTTTTGGTCAGGATAAGGCGATTAACGCTTTAACTGAAGCGATTAAAATGAGCCGTGCGGGATTAGGGGATGAGCGCAAACCGGTAGGTTCGTTCTTGTTTGCTGGTCCGACCGGCGTGGGTAAAACCGAAGTTACCGTACAGTTAGCAAAAGCGCTGGGTGTTGAGCTGTTGCGTTTTGATATGTCTGAATACATGGAGCGCCACACCGTGAGCCGTCTGATTGGTGCGCCTCCTGGCTATGTAGGTTTTGATCAGGGTGGCTTGCTCACCGATGCGGTGATTAAACATCCTCACTCGGTGCTGCTGCTGGATGAAATTGAGAAGGCTCACCCAGATGTGTTTAACCTGTTATTGCAAGTTATGGATAACGGTACTCTGACGGATAATAATGGTCGTAAAGCAGATTTCCGTAATGTGATCTTGGTGATGACGACCAATGCAGGGGTTCAGGAAACTCAGAAAGAATCCATTGGCTTTAAGCGTCAGGATAATCAAACCGATGCGATGGGTGAGATTAAACGTTTGTTTACACCAGAATTCCGTAACCGTTTAGACGGTATCATTTGGTTTAACCATCTGTCTGTGGAAGTGATTCAACTGGTCGTAGACAAGTTCATTGTTGAACTGCAGGCGCAACTGGATGCCAAAGGTATTTCTCTGGAAGTCAGTCAAGATGCTCGCCACTGGTTAGCTGAAAAAGGCTACGACAAAGCGATGGGCGCCCGCCCAATGGCCAGAGCAATTCAGGAACATCTGAAGAAACCACTAACCAATGAACTGTTGTTTGGTTCTTTAATGAATGGTGGTTCAGTCAGCGTAACGTTGGATGCTCAGGCAAATGGCTTGGCCTATCGGTTTGAGAAAATGAAGAAACCGAAAGTCGAGAAGGCCGTTCAGTAA
- the lrp gene encoding leucine-responsive transcriptional regulator Lrp, which translates to MVDNKKRPSKDLDRIDRNILNELQLDGRISNVELSKRVGLSPTPCLERVRRLERQKFIQGYTALLNPHYLDASLLVFVEITLNRGAADVFEQFNTAVQKLEEIQECHLVSGDFDYLLKTRVSDMSAYRKLLGETLLRLPGVNDTRTYVVMEEVKQSNHLVIKTR; encoded by the coding sequence ATGGTAGACAATAAAAAACGCCCTAGCAAAGATCTTGATCGCATTGACCGTAACATTTTGAATGAATTACAACTAGATGGCCGTATTTCCAACGTTGAACTGTCAAAACGTGTTGGTTTATCTCCAACACCCTGTTTGGAGCGCGTACGCCGTCTGGAAAGACAAAAATTCATTCAGGGATATACGGCGTTATTAAATCCACACTATCTGGACGCATCGCTGTTGGTGTTTGTTGAAATTACCTTAAACCGTGGCGCGGCCGATGTGTTTGAGCAGTTCAATACTGCGGTACAAAAATTGGAAGAGATCCAAGAGTGCCATTTAGTATCCGGTGATTTTGACTACCTTCTGAAAACTCGCGTATCAGATATGTCTGCATACAGAAAACTGTTAGGTGAGACACTGCTGCGTTTACCGGGTGTAAACGACACGCGTACTTATGTGGTAATGGAAGAAGTTAAACAAAGTAACCACTTAGTTATCAAAACACGATAA
- the cydC gene encoding heme ABC transporter ATP-binding protein/permease CydC, producing the protein MKSLLPFLALYRRHWFRLSLGIILAIVTILASVGLLTLSGWFLAASALAGIAGILFNYMLPAAGVRGSAIIRTAGRYAERLVSHDATFRVLAHLRTFTFKKLMPLSPAGIARFRQAELLNRLVADVETLDHLYLRLISPLVSAIIVIMVVTFGLSWLDISLAFTLGLIMLVLLFAIPAIFYRAGKPIGADLTALRSDYRGQLTSWLQGQSELVIFGALTAFRQKLDAIELRWLERQKQQASLAGSSQSLMIVVSGLTFVLILWLAAGGVGDNPQPGALIALFVFISLAAFEALAPVAGAFQHLGQVMASAERVNQLIEQKPEVTFPRHQTAFTEHAALSLDGVSFTYEKQPFPAINNISLNLQPGEHIALLGRTGCGKSTLLQLLTRAWDPQQGSIRLNDRLLADYDEATLRDMMVVVTQRVHIFSATLRDNLLLAAPDANDEQLTSALIKVGLTTLLEQDGLNGWIGEGGRQISGGEQRRIGLARVLLHKAPLILLDEPTEGLDANTEHQILTLLKEHCQHKSVILITHRLSGLERMNQIYVMDAGQFIEQGTHQSLLEQQGQYYRFHQR; encoded by the coding sequence ATGAAATCATTATTACCTTTTTTAGCCTTATATCGCCGCCATTGGTTTCGTCTCTCTTTGGGGATTATACTGGCGATCGTCACTATTTTAGCCAGCGTAGGCCTCCTGACTTTATCAGGATGGTTTTTGGCAGCATCGGCACTGGCTGGCATTGCCGGTATTCTGTTTAACTACATGCTACCGGCTGCGGGGGTTCGCGGCTCCGCGATTATCCGTACCGCAGGCCGTTACGCAGAGCGTTTAGTCAGCCACGATGCCACATTTCGGGTATTGGCTCACCTTCGGACTTTCACTTTTAAAAAGCTGATGCCGCTCTCTCCGGCCGGTATTGCCCGTTTCCGTCAGGCGGAATTGCTTAACCGACTGGTCGCGGATGTAGAAACCCTTGACCATCTCTACCTGAGGCTTATCTCCCCCTTGGTCAGCGCTATTATCGTGATTATGGTCGTGACGTTTGGTTTGAGTTGGCTCGATATCTCACTGGCCTTCACCCTTGGTCTGATCATGCTGGTATTACTGTTTGCCATTCCTGCTATTTTTTATCGCGCAGGTAAGCCTATTGGTGCTGATTTAACCGCATTACGTAGTGACTACCGTGGGCAACTCACTTCATGGCTACAGGGGCAGTCTGAGCTGGTTATTTTTGGTGCTCTAACCGCATTTCGCCAAAAGCTGGATGCTATTGAGCTTCGCTGGTTAGAACGTCAGAAACAACAGGCCTCATTAGCCGGGTCATCCCAGTCCCTGATGATTGTGGTATCTGGATTAACATTTGTTCTGATCCTCTGGCTAGCCGCCGGCGGTGTAGGTGATAATCCTCAGCCAGGCGCACTCATCGCGCTATTCGTATTTATTTCTCTGGCTGCATTTGAGGCGCTAGCCCCTGTTGCTGGTGCCTTCCAGCATTTAGGTCAAGTAATGGCCTCCGCTGAACGCGTCAATCAGTTAATTGAACAAAAACCAGAAGTCACCTTCCCACGCCATCAGACGGCTTTTACTGAGCATGCTGCATTGTCATTAGATGGTGTAAGCTTCACCTATGAAAAACAGCCGTTCCCAGCGATAAATAATATTTCACTGAATCTGCAACCCGGTGAGCATATTGCCCTGCTCGGCCGTACCGGCTGCGGAAAGTCTACCCTGCTTCAGCTATTGACCCGCGCTTGGGATCCACAACAAGGTTCTATCCGCCTAAACGATCGTCTCTTGGCTGACTACGATGAGGCCACGCTTCGAGACATGATGGTGGTGGTCACGCAGCGTGTACATATTTTTAGCGCTACGTTACGTGACAATTTATTATTGGCAGCCCCTGATGCCAATGATGAACAACTCACGTCAGCCCTGATAAAAGTAGGACTGACTACCTTACTGGAACAAGATGGACTCAATGGATGGATAGGTGAAGGCGGCAGACAAATCTCTGGCGGTGAACAACGCCGTATTGGTTTAGCCCGCGTGTTACTACATAAAGCGCCGCTAATCCTGCTAGATGAACCCACCGAAGGACTCGATGCCAATACAGAACACCAAATTCTGACGCTGCTAAAAGAACACTGTCAGCATAAGAGCGTTATTCTGATAACCCATCGCCTGTCAGGATTAGAGCGAATGAATCAAATCTATGTGATGGATGCTGGTCAATTTATTGAACAGGGAACGCACCAATCTCTATTGGAGCAACAAGGCCAATATTACCGTTTCCACCAGCGGTAA
- the infA gene encoding translation initiation factor IF-1: MAKEDNIEMQGTILDTLPNTMFRVELENGHVVTAHISGKMRKNYIRILTGDKVTVELTPYDLSKGRIIFRSR, encoded by the coding sequence ATGGCCAAAGAAGACAATATTGAAATGCAAGGCACGATCTTAGATACGTTGCCTAACACAATGTTCCGCGTTGAACTGGAAAATGGTCACGTGGTTACAGCCCATATCTCCGGTAAGATGCGTAAAAACTATATCCGCATTCTGACGGGTGACAAAGTCACTGTCGAACTGACCCCGTACGACCTGAGCAAAGGCCGCATCATCTTCCGTAGCCGTTAA
- a CDS encoding phosphodiester glycosidase family protein — MGLQHKWVQGLSVVFLLAVAHSARASVEPVMSTYMPNLTIETIRMYWLKDDGTPYKTINSLLDTQGKTRQIHMAINGGIYSKSYQPEGLYIEQGKVLSKLNRQEGTGNFFIRPGGVFSVRNGNARIDTLDKFRLTPMPDFAVQSGPILINQGVVNNKFSHSSESRKIRHGVGITNKGQVVFLLSNQAMSFYDFTQYARDRLKITDLLYLDGTISTMYTPESPVYYQHYPYVTMITVEAK; from the coding sequence ATGGGATTGCAACATAAATGGGTTCAGGGGCTGAGCGTGGTTTTTTTATTGGCGGTAGCCCATTCAGCTCGTGCTAGTGTGGAACCAGTGATGTCCACCTATATGCCAAACCTGACGATTGAAACCATCCGAATGTATTGGCTAAAAGATGATGGTACGCCTTATAAGACTATAAATAGCCTGCTGGATACGCAGGGAAAAACGCGTCAAATCCATATGGCAATAAATGGTGGGATTTACAGCAAAAGCTATCAGCCAGAAGGATTGTATATCGAGCAGGGAAAAGTCCTGAGTAAGCTTAATCGACAAGAAGGAACCGGTAATTTTTTCATTCGACCCGGCGGCGTGTTTTCTGTGCGTAACGGCAATGCGCGTATTGATACTCTGGATAAATTTCGTTTAACGCCGATGCCTGATTTTGCCGTGCAGTCAGGCCCAATATTAATTAATCAGGGTGTGGTTAATAATAAATTTAGCCACTCTTCTGAATCAAGAAAGATTCGCCACGGCGTTGGGATAACGAATAAAGGACAGGTTGTGTTTTTACTCAGCAATCAGGCAATGAGTTTTTATGATTTTACCCAATATGCTCGCGATCGGTTAAAGATAACGGATTTGCTCTATCTGGATGGCACCATTTCTACAATGTATACCCCTGAGTCACCGGTGTATTACCAACATTATCCTTATGTAACGATGATTACGGTTGAAGCAAAATAA
- the cydD gene encoding heme ABC transporter permease/ATP-binding protein CydD codes for MNKVRQRELTRWLKSQGILAQRWLRISTLLGLLGGLLIIAQAWLLATLLHSLIIENISRNALLNNFLMLVVTIVLRAILAWFRERVGFRYGAAIRQHIRRQVLNRLEQLGPAWIQGKPAGSWATMILEQIEDMQDFYSRYQPQMMLAVMIPLLILAAVFPINWTAGLILLTTAPLIPVFMALVGMGAADANRRNFLALARLSGNFLDRLKGLDTLRLFHRAEAETEQIAQASENFRSRTMDVLKLAFLSSAVLEFFASVSIAVAAVYFGFSYLGELNFGSYGLPVTLFAGFLVLILAPEFFQPLRDLGTYYHAKAQAIGAAESLQTFLLSESSQSNGEGTQELASCDRVTIKATDLYILSPQGKSLAGPLNFILTANQRIAIVGHSGAGKSSLLNLLLGFLPYQGSITINDTELNHLRPTSWRTHLSWVGQNPHLPEQTLRSNILLSNPQASEDALKLAMQRAYIDEFVSQLPDGLDTVIGDHAARLSVGQAQRVAVARALLSPCLLLLLDEPTASLDANSERLVMSTLNEASSHQTTLLVTHRLEDLEGYDQIWVMDKGEIVERGDFMTLSQSGGAFSALMSNRNSEV; via the coding sequence ATGAATAAGGTACGGCAACGTGAGTTAACACGTTGGTTAAAGTCTCAGGGTATTCTGGCTCAGCGCTGGTTAAGGATATCAACCCTGTTAGGACTACTCGGCGGATTGTTAATCATTGCACAGGCCTGGTTACTGGCAACCCTGCTGCACTCTCTGATTATCGAGAATATTTCCCGCAATGCGTTACTCAACAATTTCCTGATGCTCGTGGTTACCATTGTATTACGTGCGATACTGGCTTGGTTTAGAGAACGCGTTGGTTTTAGGTATGGCGCGGCAATACGCCAACACATACGCCGTCAGGTGTTAAATCGTCTTGAGCAACTTGGCCCTGCCTGGATTCAGGGCAAACCTGCGGGGAGTTGGGCTACGATGATTCTGGAACAAATTGAAGATATGCAGGATTTCTATTCCCGCTATCAACCCCAAATGATGTTAGCCGTGATGATTCCACTGTTAATTTTGGCAGCAGTATTCCCTATAAACTGGACTGCTGGCCTAATTTTGCTCACTACCGCCCCGCTAATTCCTGTATTTATGGCATTGGTTGGCATGGGGGCGGCCGATGCTAACCGGCGGAACTTCCTTGCTCTGGCACGCTTAAGCGGTAACTTTCTTGACCGCTTAAAGGGACTGGACACCTTAAGATTATTCCACCGTGCAGAGGCAGAAACCGAGCAAATTGCTCAGGCATCGGAAAACTTCCGTTCCCGCACTATGGATGTACTAAAGCTGGCCTTCCTCTCTTCCGCAGTTTTAGAGTTTTTTGCTTCTGTTTCTATTGCGGTTGCCGCAGTCTATTTTGGTTTCTCTTATTTGGGTGAGCTGAATTTTGGTTCATATGGTCTACCGGTTACGCTATTTGCCGGATTTTTAGTGTTAATTCTGGCACCTGAGTTCTTTCAACCACTACGGGATCTGGGAACCTATTATCATGCTAAAGCTCAGGCCATTGGTGCTGCGGAATCACTACAGACTTTCCTGTTATCTGAGTCATCCCAATCTAACGGTGAAGGTACTCAAGAATTAGCATCATGCGATCGGGTCACTATCAAGGCAACAGACCTGTACATTCTCTCTCCCCAAGGAAAAAGCCTAGCTGGCCCACTCAATTTTATACTAACGGCCAATCAGCGTATTGCGATTGTCGGCCACAGCGGCGCAGGTAAGAGTTCTCTGCTTAATTTATTGTTAGGTTTTTTACCCTATCAGGGTTCGATCACGATAAATGACACTGAGTTAAATCACTTGCGCCCAACCTCATGGCGTACCCATCTCAGTTGGGTTGGTCAAAACCCTCATCTACCAGAGCAAACGCTACGCAGCAATATTTTGTTGTCTAATCCTCAGGCATCAGAAGATGCATTAAAGCTAGCAATGCAGCGTGCCTATATTGATGAATTTGTGTCACAGCTTCCCGATGGACTAGATACGGTTATCGGTGATCACGCAGCCAGACTATCCGTCGGTCAAGCGCAGCGAGTTGCCGTAGCACGGGCACTGCTGTCTCCCTGCCTCTTATTACTGTTAGATGAACCTACCGCCAGTCTGGATGCCAATAGTGAGCGTCTGGTTATGAGTACCTTAAATGAAGCCTCATCCCACCAGACCACGCTGTTAGTCACCCATCGTCTTGAAGATCTTGAAGGTTACGATCAGATATGGGTCATGGATAAAGGCGAAATCGTTGAACGGGGAGATTTTATGACGCTTAGCCAATCCGGTGGCGCTTTTTCAGCTCTCATGTCCAACCGAAATTCGGAGGTCTGA
- the aat gene encoding leucyl/phenylalanyl-tRNA--protein transferase: MPLIQLSPDSIDFPPVDYALEDPNGLLALGGDLSPERLLNAYHNGIFPWFSPDDPILWWSPDPRAILVPEQLHVSRSMMKFINKTSLRVTINTAFHQVIEACANERDEGTWIDSSIQHSYIQLYLQGIAHSVEVWDQQELIGGLYGVDQGSLFCGESMFSRQANASKLALYVFCQHFTRHGGKLIDCQILNPHTESLGATEIPRSEYLQFLYTLRQQPLSPACWAPQYLR, translated from the coding sequence ATGCCGCTGATTCAGCTATCACCAGATTCAATCGATTTTCCACCGGTAGACTATGCGCTGGAAGATCCCAATGGTTTACTGGCGCTGGGTGGCGATCTCTCCCCTGAGAGGCTATTGAATGCTTATCATAATGGTATTTTTCCTTGGTTCAGTCCGGATGATCCTATATTGTGGTGGTCACCCGATCCGCGGGCCATTCTGGTACCAGAACAGTTACATGTCAGTCGCAGCATGATGAAGTTTATTAATAAGACATCCCTGCGAGTAACGATAAACACGGCGTTTCATCAGGTTATTGAAGCCTGTGCTAATGAGCGAGATGAAGGAACTTGGATAGACTCATCCATCCAGCATTCTTATATCCAGCTTTATTTACAGGGAATAGCGCATTCTGTTGAAGTATGGGATCAGCAGGAACTGATTGGTGGGTTGTATGGCGTTGACCAAGGGTCGCTATTTTGTGGTGAGTCGATGTTTAGTCGGCAAGCTAATGCTTCCAAACTGGCTTTATACGTATTTTGCCAGCATTTTACCCGCCATGGTGGTAAATTAATCGACTGTCAGATTTTAAATCCCCATACTGAGTCATTGGGAGCTACCGAGATCCCTCGCTCAGAGTATTTACAATTTTTATACACATTACGGCAACAGCCACTCTCTCCGGCCTGTTGGGCTCCTCAATATTTGCGTTGA